In the genome of Populus nigra chromosome 19, ddPopNigr1.1, whole genome shotgun sequence, the window GACCTGTCTAAAAACATCCCAGACCCATCCATAAACATCCTAggatcatagttttaaaacccggcccGACCTGACGGGTCGACATGGGACCTGATTGACCTGGGGATGAAACCGGGCtgggtttaagaaaaaaccaaCCAAGGATTTAGCCCGgaaaaacccggtcgacccgggacccatAAGACCCGGGTAATCCCAGATGAGACCcgaatgtgttttttaatatatatatatatatatatatatatatatatatatatatatatatatataaaacatcatCGTTTCATTGAAGAGTCGAAGACATAAAACCTAATCTGTCTACTTAAGCCAACGAAGCAGCTACAAAACCTATTATTAACATTAAATCTCTTCCACACTCTTTGTGCTACCATTCTTTTCTAAACCATTCTTCtttctcaactctttttttttctgattgctTAAGCTAACCTGTAACAAGACACTCGGAGAACCCTATTTTTACTAGTaaactatttatattttgtatttttattggttgAGTCTTCCATGTTGGTTATTTCTTTTCTAAACCATTCTTCTCTCTCAAATCCCTGTTCTTTACTGATTGCTTAAGCGAACCAGTAACTAGACATTTAGAGAATCTCTTTTTGCTGGCAGAAACGTTCAAGTAAACTAtatatcttttctgtttttattgcTTGATTCATCTAAGTAAAACAACATGCTGGTTATTAAATTACCAAGGTTGGTAATTTTtgcatattatttaattaagtattttcATCTAGGAAGTCATGATTCCTGTATTAGTTCTTTATTTGCATCTCCCTAGTTTTGGGCAAACTAGTCTTTTCTGTTTTCGTTTCTGGTTTTAAAATATTCACAGAGCATGATGGCAACGAACTTAGAAACAAAATTACCTTTGTCTGCAATGAAGTCAAAGGGTGTTGTTTCCATAATGGCATGGAAGATTTTCCTGTGTATATATCATGAATGAGAAATTTTCAAGCTGTAATATTTAATGCTTTGCCTGCACCATTCTCTTAGTATTAGTGTAGgatagaaattaatttgattgaaagGAGGAACACATACATATAAACTATATCATCcaattcttcttttattttggttaacCCAGGTCAACCCATCTAACCCGTGACTCGATCATTATACCGGGTTGACCACTAagtcgggtttaaaaactatgcctAGAATTGTCCACGAGGTGGGATGATATTGGTCCTCCTTAAACCTACATGGATATTACATACCCAAACTTGAGTTTTATGAGTTGAGGAGATTATTAGATATAATTACATGTTAAGATAATTGTGGATAAATGTATaactagtttaattttaataaaatgttatgttttcttaattgttaGTGTACATTTGTTATTTgcgatttaatatgttttaatgaTGAAGAACTGATTATTTGTGATTTTGCAAAttgctattgtttttttgtagGAAGTTGATTGTAGAGTAAACTGCTTTTGGATGCATCTGTTAAAAGAGTCGCATATACCATCTGCGAAAAATGAGTCGCAAATGGATAGTGGAGTCGCATATGACATCTGCAACTCGCGTGTCGCAAATGTCACCTATGACTCTCTCAATTGTGCTagatttctaattattttttctcatgtgttattttaaaaattaattcttttaaaatgggCTAACTTACCAAAACACTCCCTAAAATACTATCGTTACAGATCatgacttttatttattatagattACTAGAATGATTTCAGTTGCTTCCGTTCACGTAATTCAGcaaaggaaataaattaaatttaatcggAGTTATCACTTGAAGTCTTGGAAGTAAAAGATTGAAACCCGAGTTCCTTAAATGCATGTGAAAAGATAAACTTAGAATCATACTTATAAGACCTAACCCAAGATTGACCCAGCCCGGGACTCAAGTTATGGGCTAAGTTACAGGTCAATATATCAActcaaattatatttctttttaaaccaCATTGTttcagggtttttttatttttttagaaaaccaaaataaaaaacaacaatgatttgagtttttttttttggataaaaaactagacaaaaataaatttggctTATACTTGATTTTGAGTTTAGATCAATAGAAACTGGggtacaagatttttttaactcaaaccAGTGGACAACTACACCCACCATGGTGGGTTAGCATGACTTTTCAAGCAAAATGGATACACTAACTCACTCCATAATTAGTATGTGGTGTGCAAGAAAGTGAAATGACAGATAATTGAGTCACACGTGACTTTCAGCAAGTGGGGTGGCCGAGGTTTCAAAGCATAATAGCCTCTCAGTGCTTTCCATGTAGTAGTAGTGctaataaaacatcattattaaCCTTCAACCTTTTGGCAcgttgttgggtttttttttttttttttttttttttttttgtatttgcgTCTAATTTAGTGTTTCgttattttagattttcttaattatagtaaattaactatacatatttttttgctaatgaaaataaaatatgagtaCATGaagatttataattttctatgttatctcttataatttttaccttctacaaaataaaatctcttaaaatgttaattttgagGTTAACTTATTATCAATATTTCACATTTATGAtcacataatttttcttatttttcaatagatttatgtattaatttttttaaattaaataattaaggaCTTACagttaacaaatcaaattctaaatattattcttaCACCAAAAACCGACACATTTCCCTAATCATTTATCTATTTGAttcttgaaattgttttttttctcaactttgtTTATTAAAgagatatttaaaataaaaactatagaaTTTATAGTAATGGTTACAAAATTAAATCCATTAATTTTACCACCAATTTCAAAACAcctttttattcttcaacttgttttaattttctcagctattttattaaaatatacttaaatTCACTGCTGAAACCAAGCTCTACGAGAAAACTCTATGAGCTTATGActtccaattttaatttttcaatgagaaataaaaaattcattatttttctaaaataacttaaaataaataaggcTAAAACACTGGAGGGTGGTATAGTTTTGACTTACAAAGTGGCCTGCCCCAAGAATCCAGAAGAAGTTCAGGTTTTTGTACGACCTGGTAAATCCTTTTGTGAGCTGTCCCTCTGCACCGCAAAGAAGAGGAGTTCTGTTCATGCTCAAAAAACTATCGAGCCCTTCCCACCTGAAAAATGTATAATTATCAGTCTGATCTGATGATTTTATTAtaaccttttttgttttgtttatatatatatatatatatatatatatatatatataataaaagaaaaataaggcaCCCTCTTACTTGAGTTTTTCAACCCATGCTTCGGTTCCCTTGGTTGAACAAATGAGATCAAGCTATATATAACAAGcaaggaaataaattaattattttaaagatgaGAAAATTATCCTATACAATCATCATGTTagcttaattaattacttgCTAATCAAAGTGAAGCCCTTAAttctttttagattattttaatagcaCATCATGTTatgcttttcaaaaaacaagGAGTAAATCATAAGAGCACATggactaattaaattataattttatctagcTTGcttcttaataaataatagacaagatattttaatattcacaTTAATGATTTATAGACATATGGATGATGCACATGGGATGGATGATGCACATGGGTGGACCATGCATGGGGACCCTAAACCATTCCTCAAGGTCCATGCTTGCTAGCTAGCATGGAGAGAAATCATACCTGCCCATTGTATATAGTCACATTCACTCCCTTAGCTAGGAGCTCATCAACCTACAAAAGACAAGgagatgaataaataaaataacttaataataataataataattctggGATCTAATCAAGAAGCTCTTTAATGAGCTGGGGATATACTCtttgatgatattattttgactCTTAACCATGAAATTCTGGGATCTAATCAGCTTGTCGACGTAGTAattgaacaaagaaaattaGGACAACAGTACCTCATTAATTCTCGGTCTCATAAAATCGCCTACCATCTGGTTGAAAACGTTAGAAGACTGCTCTCCCCATCTGTAATTAAACACCGAAAAGATTGTTCAGTGATGGGTTGATTAATTACTTCTTAATTAGATGATAATTAATTACTTGAGCAAGAAGGAAACATACGAGAAATTAGCTGGGATTATCTTAAGCTTTGTTTTAATGACCCCATTCATTATGCTATCAAGATCACCGACACCACCTCCTGGAAGTGCTGACCTCAGAGAGCTGATATATCTCGAGTAGCTCTTCATTGCATTTTTTTGCGATAATTCAGCCGCAGCTGTAGTTAGAGATAAAGGGTCCGATCCcgaatccaataaaaaattatagaaatccTGAGAATATTgccacaaaaatatataattcaaattgtTTGTTCAATTCTGatcataaaagaaatgaaaattaagaGAACAACAAAGAATACCACAGAATTGCTGTTAGCACTAATCACTCCCTCAAGCTCAGACCAAGAATTAGTTGCGTCAGCATACTGACCTTCGCGGATTTGCTGCCTAATCTTCTCAGCCAGGCTgtattgtaaaataaaagatgtTAATACTAAGACAATTtgtcaatatttaatttgttttcattaagAACACGGCAATAGCTTGGACCTGTTTGCCTTCTGAAGTCCGTTGTTGTCGAGCCTCGACAGATCTTTTAGAAGAGGACCCCATGAAAGCTGGAAACTTCAAATTTGTAATATCAGAATCCAAAAATGCAGCAGGGAAAATAATCTTTTCTCTCTAATTAACAGGAGAGATGAAATACGCGAACAAGACTAATTAACTTGCCACAAAATCTTCTGGTGAGATCCAAGTGTCACCCAACGCTACTCCTGCGTGTGCAGAAATAGCTTGTAAATTTGTTTCGATCGTGTTTCTTTAACAGAAGATGGATTGGCTGGCAAGAAATTAATGATTACCTCCAAGTATAAGTTTCAGTTTTCCTGCTTCAATTGCTTTTAGAGCTGATAAACCAAGGGTGACAGCAAATTTGCCTCCATAAGACTCTGCTACAATATACAAAGGGCTCTTCTGAAGGCTCTCATTCCTGTTGAATACTTTCTCCAACAGAGTAGTTAGATCACTTGCTGCCTCGTCATCAGTCTTGACAAACAAGTCTGCATCACCCTCTTCCACAAAACTGTATCCTGTGCCAACTGGATTATCCTGAACAATCCCCTCAAAGAATAAGTCAAATAGGAGAGAAATCctgaaaaaatatacatatagaTAGTGGATGAGAATTACCACAAAGAGCAGATCAGCCACTTGTAACCATGTCGAATTCCGGGGCTTCAGATAGGTATCCAGCGGCccaatttcttcaaaatttccCATCCCAACACCTGATCCTCCCTGTTTTGTCAAACGAAACATTAATTAATGGAGCATTTTGATACCAAACATTAGCAATTAGGTACTCACAGGTCCACCCTGCAACCAAAGAATGATTGGCCATGGTTTGGATGAATCTTCAACTCTGTAAGGACTCCTATAAAGCCACCAAAACATGTGTGCTCCTGTGTAACACAAACCAAGATGGGCACATTTTCAATTACTAATAGCATACATACATAAATATAAAGAATGAAAACTGAAACAGTTTGCTTACTTGGTCTAACTTCTACATATCCCCATTCTTCTGATCCATCACGGGTTCTTGCACCAGTGGCTACCTTTTTTCTTGAAGCGGCAGTGACTGTTTCTCCATTAAGCAAAGAAACCAAGAACACAACagacagaagaaaaaaactcagcTTTCCCATTTCCAGAAACCAAGCAGACCAGTAGATGCCGACTTCACAGGCTGAACAGAACCATGTAGTAAAAGAGAATAAAGATATTCAGGGGAAAGAATATGATTCAAAAGAATTGTTGTCTGTaatagaaataacaaaaaagcagAAACTtctaaagacaaaataaaagggTGTTCAAAAAATGAGGAATCAAGAAAAAGACTCCTTTTCATCTTTAAAGGCAAGTTGCTTAAAACAGTAGCTAGTGTGCATTACAGTAGCCAAAACATAGCTGTCAAACCGGAAATTAACATGATGAACCGGGTTTTCAAACCATCTAAAACCTCTCTCTTGCTTGCTCAGAAACCATTTCATTTTTTgctaacaaaaatcaatttagatatCAATATCAGATGCCAGCAAATTACTCAATGTCTCCAGGCGAAGTTACGTTTTCTTTGAGAAAATCACGGTatgtttcatttcttttttctttttccttttctacgAGTAAtcagagtattttttttctcctgataTTTAACATTCGTAGaactaatttgattttatgGGGTCAAAAGAATCTAATTCTTTAAATACCGATTTCAttctaaa includes:
- the LOC133680476 gene encoding serine carboxypeptidase-like 51 isoform X9 translates to MGKLSFFLLSVVFLVSLLNGETVTAASRKKVATGARTRDGSEEWGYVEVRPRAHMFWWLYRSPYRVEDSSKPWPIILWLQGGPGGSGVGMGNFEEIGPLDTYLKPRNSTWLQVADLLFVDNPVGTGYSFVEEGDADLFVKTDDEAASDLTTLLEKVFNRNESLQKSPLYIVAESYGGKFAVTLGLSALKAIEAGKLKLILGGVALGDTWISPEDFVLSWGPLLKDLSRLDNNGLQKANSLAEKIRQQIREGQYADATNSWSELEGVISANSNSVDFYNFLLDSGSDPLSLTTAAAELSQKNAMKSYSRYISSLRSALPGGGVGDLDSIMNGVIKTKLKIIPANFSWGEQSSNVFNQMVGDFMRPRINEVDELLAKGVNVTIYNGQLDLICSTKGTEAWVEKLKWEGLDSFLSMNRTPLLCGAEGQLTKGFTRSYKNLNFFWILGAGHFPRIAGII
- the LOC133680476 gene encoding serine carboxypeptidase-like 51 isoform X4 — encoded protein: MGKLSFFLLSVVFLVSLLNGETVTAASRKKVATGARTRDGSEEWGYVEVRPRAHMFWWLYRSPYRVEDSSKPWPIILWLQGGPGGSGVGMGNFEEIGPLDTYLKPRNSTWLQVADLLFVDNPVGTGYSFVEEGDADLFVKTDDEAASDLTTLLEKVFNRNESLQKSPLYIVAESYGGKFAVTLGLSALKAIEAGKLKLILGGVALGDTWISPEDFVLSWGPLLKDLSRLDNNGLQKANSLAEKIRQQIREGQYADATNSWSELEGVISANSNSVDFYNFLLDSGSDPLSLTTAAAELSQKNAMKSYSRYISSLRSALPGGGVGDLDSIMNGVIKTKLKIIPANFSWGEQSSNVFNQMVGDFMRPRINEVDELLAKGVNVTIYNGQLDLICSTKGTEAWVEKLKWEGLDSFLSMNRTPLLCGAEGQLTKGFTRSYKNLNFFWILGAGHFKEGSNNRRFRQYQKQQLCT
- the LOC133680476 gene encoding serine carboxypeptidase-like 51 isoform X3, with protein sequence MGKLSFFLLSVVFLVSLLNGETVTAASRKKVATGARTRDGSEEWGYVEVRPRAHMFWWLYRSPYRVEDSSKPWPIILWLQGGPGGSGVGMGNFEEIGPLDTYLKPRNSTWLQVADLLFVDNPVGTGYSFVEEGDADLFVKTDDEAASDLTTLLEKVFNRNESLQKSPLYIVAESYGGKFAVTLGLSALKAIEAGKLKLILGGVALGDTWISPEDFVLSWGPLLKDLSRLDNNGLQKANSLAEKIRQQIREGQYADATNSWSELEGVISANSNSVDFYNFLLDSGSDPLSLTTAAAELSQKNAMKSYSRYISSLRSALPGGGVGDLDSIMNGVIKTKLKIIPANFSWGEQSSNVFNQMVGDFMRPRINEVDELLAKGVNVTIYNGQLDLICSTKGTEAWVEKLKWEGLDSFLSMNRTPLLCGAEGQLTKGFTRSYKNLNFFWILGAGHFQGPIPPVPKLGQKDQFSKRKNK
- the LOC133680476 gene encoding serine carboxypeptidase-like 51 isoform X10, whose translation is MGKLSFFLLSVVFLVSLLNGETVTAASRKKVATGARTRDGSEEWGYVEVRPRAHMFWWLYRSPYRVEDSSKPWPIILWLQGGPGGSGVGMGNFEEIGPLDTYLKPRNSTWLQVADLLFVDNPVGTGYSFVEEGDADLFVKTDDEAASDLTTLLEKVFNRNESLQKSPLYIVAESYGGKFAVTLGLSALKAIEAGKLKLILGGVALGDTWISPEDFVLSWGPLLKDLSRLDNNGLQKANSLAEKIRQQIREGQYADATNSWSELEGVISANSNSVDFYNFLLDSGSDPLSLTTAAAELSQKNAMKSYSRYISSLRSALPGGGVGDLDSIMNGVIKTKLKIIPANFSWGEQSSNVFNQMVGDFMRPRINEVDELLAKGVNVTIYNGQLDLICSTKGTEAWVEKLKWEGLDSFLSMNRTPLLCGAEGQLTKGFTRSYKNLNFFWILGAGHFGQNLLLQ
- the LOC133680476 gene encoding serine carboxypeptidase-like 51 isoform X5 encodes the protein MGKLSFFLLSVVFLVSLLNGETVTAASRKKVATGARTRDGSEEWGYVEVRPRAHMFWWLYRSPYRVEDSSKPWPIILWLQGGPGGSGVGMGNFEEIGPLDTYLKPRNSTWLQVADLLFVDNPVGTGYSFVEEGDADLFVKTDDEAASDLTTLLEKVFNRNESLQKSPLYIVAESYGGKFAVTLGLSALKAIEAGKLKLILGGVALGDTWISPEDFVLSWGPLLKDLSRLDNNGLQKANSLAEKIRQQIREGQYADATNSWSELEGVISANSNSVDFYNFLLDSGSDPLSLTTAAAELSQKNAMKSYSRYISSLRSALPGGGVGDLDSIMNGVIKTKLKIIPANFSWGEQSSNVFNQMVGDFMRPRINEVDELLAKGVNVTIYNGQLDLICSTKGTEAWVEKLKWEGLDSFLSMNRTPLLCGAEGQLTKGFTRSYKNLNFFWILGAGHFEFEGVFPIKFQVDCHL
- the LOC133680476 gene encoding serine carboxypeptidase-like 51 isoform X8, with product MGKLSFFLLSVVFLVSLLNGETVTAASRKKVATGARTRDGSEEWGYVEVRPRAHMFWWLYRSPYRVEDSSKPWPIILWLQGGPGGSGVGMGNFEEIGPLDTYLKPRNSTWLQVADLLFVDNPVGTGYSFVEEGDADLFVKTDDEAASDLTTLLEKVFNRNESLQKSPLYIVAESYGGKFAVTLGLSALKAIEAGKLKLILGGVALGDTWISPEDFVLSWGPLLKDLSRLDNNGLQKANSLAEKIRQQIREGQYADATNSWSELEGVISANSNSVDFYNFLLDSGSDPLSLTTAAAELSQKNAMKSYSRYISSLRSALPGGGVGDLDSIMNGVIKTKLKIIPANFSWGEQSSNVFNQMVGDFMRPRINEVDELLAKGVNVTIYNGQLDLICSTKGTEAWVEKLKWEGLDSFLSMNRTPLLCGAEGQLTKGFTRSYKNLNFFWILGAGHFENLPCHYGNNTL
- the LOC133680476 gene encoding serine carboxypeptidase-like 51 isoform X1, with protein sequence MGKLSFFLLSVVFLVSLLNGETVTAASRKKVATGARTRDGSEEWGYVEVRPRAHMFWWLYRSPYRVEDSSKPWPIILWLQGGPGGSGVGMGNFEEIGPLDTYLKPRNSTWLQVADLLFVDNPVGTGYSFVEEGDADLFVKTDDEAASDLTTLLEKVFNRNESLQKSPLYIVAESYGGKFAVTLGLSALKAIEAGKLKLILGGVALGDTWISPEDFVLSWGPLLKDLSRLDNNGLQKANSLAEKIRQQIREGQYADATNSWSELEGVISANSNSVDFYNFLLDSGSDPLSLTTAAAELSQKNAMKSYSRYISSLRSALPGGGVGDLDSIMNGVIKTKLKIIPANFSWGEQSSNVFNQMVGDFMRPRINEVDELLAKGVNVTIYNGQLDLICSTKGTEAWVEKLKWEGLDSFLSMNRTPLLCGAEGQLTKGFTRSYKNLNFFWILGAGHFGKIQIYYRGKIYYYSDDDEGKMNLRCRLSPTVVEDDDDELNGYW
- the LOC133680476 gene encoding serine carboxypeptidase-like 51 isoform X2; its protein translation is MGKLSFFLLSVVFLVSLLNGETVTAASRKKVATGARTRDGSEEWGYVEVRPRAHMFWWLYRSPYRVEDSSKPWPIILWLQGGPGGSGVGMGNFEEIGPLDTYLKPRNSTWLQVADLLFVDNPVGTGYSFVEEGDADLFVKTDDEAASDLTTLLEKVFNRNESLQKSPLYIVAESYGGKFAVTLGLSALKAIEAGKLKLILGGVALGDTWISPEDFVLSWGPLLKDLSRLDNNGLQKANSLAEKIRQQIREGQYADATNSWSELEGVISANSNSVDFYNFLLDSGSDPLSLTTAAAELSQKNAMKSYSRYISSLRSALPGGGVGDLDSIMNGVIKTKLKIIPANFSWGEQSSNVFNQMVGDFMRPRINEVDELLAKGVNVTIYNGQLDLICSTKGTEAWVEKLKWEGLDSFLSMNRTPLLCGAEGQLTKGFTRSYKNLNFFWILGAGHFVPVDQPCIALKMVGQITQSPAADAAASAKKDQKSKHEMRKVW
- the LOC133680476 gene encoding serine carboxypeptidase-like 51 isoform X7 encodes the protein MGKLSFFLLSVVFLVSLLNGETVTAASRKKVATGARTRDGSEEWGYVEVRPRAHMFWWLYRSPYRVEDSSKPWPIILWLQGGPGGSGVGMGNFEEIGPLDTYLKPRNSTWLQVADLLFVDNPVGTGYSFVEEGDADLFVKTDDEAASDLTTLLEKVFNRNESLQKSPLYIVAESYGGKFAVTLGLSALKAIEAGKLKLILGGVALGDTWISPEDFVLSWGPLLKDLSRLDNNGLQKANSLAEKIRQQIREGQYADATNSWSELEGVISANSNSVDFYNFLLDSGSDPLSLTTAAAELSQKNAMKSYSRYISSLRSALPGGGVGDLDSIMNGVIKTKLKIIPANFSWGEQSSNVFNQMVGDFMRPRINEVDELLAKGVNVTIYNGQLDLICSTKGTEAWVEKLKWEGLDSFLSMNRTPLLCGAEGQLTKGFTRSYKNLNFFWILGAGHFNPEKWSNQTLWLQS
- the LOC133680476 gene encoding serine carboxypeptidase-like 51 isoform X6 — translated: MGKLSFFLLSVVFLVSLLNGETVTAASRKKVATGARTRDGSEEWGYVEVRPRAHMFWWLYRSPYRVEDSSKPWPIILWLQGGPGGSGVGMGNFEEIGPLDTYLKPRNSTWLQVADLLFVDNPVGTGYSFVEEGDADLFVKTDDEAASDLTTLLEKVFNRNESLQKSPLYIVAESYGGKFAVTLGLSALKAIEAGKLKLILGGVALGDTWISPEDFVLSWGPLLKDLSRLDNNGLQKANSLAEKIRQQIREGQYADATNSWSELEGVISANSNSVDFYNFLLDSGSDPLSLTTAAAELSQKNAMKSYSRYISSLRSALPGGGVGDLDSIMNGVIKTKLKIIPANFSWGEQSSNVFNQMVGDFMRPRINEVDELLAKGVNVTIYNGQLDLICSTKGTEAWVEKLKWEGLDSFLSMNRTPLLCGAEGQLTKGFTRSYKNLNFFWILGAGHFVCINGESTNHDVSSIR